One window of Chryseobacterium indologenes genomic DNA carries:
- a CDS encoding T9SS type A sorting domain-containing protein: MKINLHSGNFKAGLMALFLFSASTLSFAQNRIYAHAQSSGVFGVACLGCRIDNPLKAVGYNEDDYSTMVLGTALLGGIQQTLIFPDLRSDTRLVVGIGTDNIPLSVQLLSGVTLETMNGGTSNDDRRTIDVSLLKLGAIPNRGTVEFKPSKPYDGIRIGLTGGVLSLGGGFRIYYAYQDPLISIMAHSQNGQITLGGNVPVEGSEVTLYNTSGKEVFRSTLKSNTFEPRQSEGVYIINVQTKEGKTYSRKILIK, from the coding sequence ATGAAAATTAATTTACATTCGGGGAACTTTAAGGCTGGATTAATGGCTTTATTTTTATTTTCAGCCAGCACATTATCTTTTGCACAAAACAGAATTTACGCACACGCTCAGAGCTCAGGTGTATTTGGAGTTGCATGCCTGGGATGCCGTATAGATAACCCTTTAAAAGCAGTTGGATATAACGAGGATGACTATTCAACAATGGTGCTGGGAACAGCTTTATTAGGGGGAATTCAACAGACCTTGATTTTCCCTGATCTGAGATCAGATACAAGGCTGGTTGTAGGAATCGGAACAGATAATATCCCGTTATCTGTACAGTTATTAAGCGGAGTAACTCTTGAAACCATGAATGGAGGCACTTCTAATGACGACCGCAGAACAATAGATGTAAGTCTTCTTAAACTGGGAGCAATACCCAACAGAGGAACAGTAGAATTCAAGCCGTCAAAACCTTATGACGGGATCAGAATAGGTCTGACAGGAGGCGTACTAAGCCTGGGCGGAGGATTCAGAATTTATTACGCTTATCAGGATCCATTGATCAGCATTATGGCTCACAGCCAAAACGGTCAGATTACTCTTGGAGGAAATGTTCCGGTAGAAGGTTCAGAAGTCACATTATACAATACATCCGGAAAAGAAGTATTCCGCTCTACATTAAAATCAAACACTTTTGAACCCAGACAATCTGAAGGTGTTTATATTATCAATGTGCAAACTAAGGAAGGGAAAACATATTCGAGAAAAATTTTAATTAAATAA
- a CDS encoding cell surface protein, whose translation MNRNTFTYLKIGVLSVFLVGMIACKHDDQDEFTFNGLDDSYTIERLRVLSIPTNASGSVTWSINDSIISQNSELEFISPTADAYPLTLKINNKGNEQVYHSKIIVTKEKTPYSKYIAKVLEFRPAVGQFMNEIPEYLPGNTAANMLQKANESLVGGNSTMISLGGYGGYVVFGFDHTIPNLNGRDFKVLGNAFFGNDASDQRSGSCEPGIIMVAYDRNKNGKPDNDEWYEIAGSEYFKNATVRDYSITYHKPDENKTPVPGTEFWQTDVEYIKWSDNLGNQGFKTKNTFHAQSYYPLWFTDSSYGFSGTRLANNFYDQNGDGSYWVGKSYDFGYADNAPNNDEASNIDISWAVDRSGKYVKLPGVDFMKIYTGVNQEAGWLGEVSTEVAGAYDLHFK comes from the coding sequence ATGAACAGAAATACCTTTACTTATTTAAAAATTGGAGTTTTATCAGTCTTCCTTGTAGGAATGATCGCCTGTAAACATGATGATCAGGATGAATTTACCTTTAATGGTCTTGATGATTCCTATACCATTGAGCGTTTGAGAGTGTTGAGTATTCCTACCAATGCTTCAGGATCTGTGACATGGAGTATCAATGACTCCATTATCTCTCAGAATTCAGAACTTGAATTTATCAGTCCAACGGCAGATGCTTATCCTTTGACTTTAAAAATTAATAATAAAGGAAATGAACAGGTTTATCACTCCAAAATCATCGTTACCAAAGAAAAAACACCTTACAGTAAATATATCGCTAAAGTATTGGAGTTCCGTCCTGCTGTAGGACAGTTCATGAATGAAATCCCGGAATATTTACCTGGAAATACGGCTGCAAATATGCTTCAGAAAGCAAACGAATCATTGGTGGGAGGTAATTCTACCATGATCAGCCTTGGTGGATACGGCGGATATGTGGTTTTCGGTTTTGATCATACTATTCCGAACCTGAATGGGAGAGATTTTAAAGTGCTGGGAAATGCATTCTTTGGAAATGATGCCAGCGACCAGCGTTCCGGTTCATGTGAGCCGGGAATTATCATGGTAGCCTACGACAGAAACAAAAACGGAAAACCGGATAATGATGAATGGTACGAAATTGCAGGCAGCGAATATTTTAAAAATGCAACCGTAAGAGATTACAGTATCACATATCATAAGCCTGATGAAAATAAAACTCCCGTACCCGGAACCGAATTCTGGCAGACCGATGTAGAATATATAAAATGGAGTGACAATCTAGGGAATCAGGGTTTTAAAACAAAAAATACCTTCCATGCACAAAGCTATTATCCTTTATGGTTTACCGATAGTTCTTACGGATTTTCCGGAACAAGACTAGCGAATAACTTTTACGATCAGAACGGGGACGGATCCTATTGGGTAGGGAAGTCATATGATTTCGGATATGCTGATAATGCTCCGAATAATGATGAAGCTTCCAATATTGATATTTCCTGGGCCGTAGACAGAAGCGGGAAATATGTAAAACTTCCCGGCGTAGATTTTATGAAAATATATACAGGAGTCAATCAGGAAGCTGGCTGGCTGGGTGAAGTTTCCACAGAAGTGGCAGGAGCTTACGATTTACATTTCAAATAA
- a CDS encoding T9SS type A sorting domain-containing protein: protein MKTYLLLGQRTMKAAALASFLFLTSTMSFAQIVKTYASSQTNQVLGVCLGCGVLNPQNAVGSNENDYSTIQVSVGLLARTEQTLIFPTTNIANNTNKLVIGIGSNGTPLSAQVLGGVSIETFNGEVSNNDRQSLNNNLINLGAGDPSKGEIELTMNIPFDRIKINVNSGLLNIGGELRVYYGYQYKDPFINFMAHSQNGQFTLDKNISAQGSEVSLTNTSGKEVFRSKLTSNTFETKQPQGVYIMNLTTKEGKTYSKKVIIK from the coding sequence ATGAAAACTTATTTATTACTTGGCCAACGCACTATGAAAGCTGCAGCTTTGGCATCATTCCTATTTTTAACAAGCACAATGTCTTTTGCACAGATTGTGAAAACCTATGCAAGCAGCCAAACCAATCAGGTATTGGGAGTATGCTTAGGCTGTGGAGTATTGAATCCTCAAAATGCAGTAGGAAGTAACGAAAATGACTACTCAACGATCCAGGTTTCAGTAGGTCTTCTGGCGAGAACGGAACAGACATTGATCTTCCCAACGACCAATATCGCCAACAACACCAATAAGCTTGTTATTGGAATTGGTTCAAATGGTACTCCACTATCTGCTCAGGTATTGGGAGGTGTGTCAATTGAGACATTCAATGGAGAGGTTTCCAATAACGACCGCCAAAGCCTGAATAACAATCTGATCAACCTTGGAGCAGGAGACCCAAGCAAAGGTGAGATTGAGCTTACAATGAACATTCCTTTTGACCGTATCAAAATCAATGTGAATTCAGGATTACTGAATATTGGTGGTGAGCTTAGAGTATACTACGGATATCAGTACAAAGATCCGTTCATCAATTTCATGGCTCACAGCCAGAATGGACAGTTTACACTTGACAAAAATATTTCTGCACAAGGTTCGGAGGTTAGTCTGACCAATACTTCAGGAAAAGAGGTATTCCGTTCCAAGCTGACATCCAATACATTTGAAACCAAGCAGCCACAAGGAGTATATATTATGAACCTTACTACAAAAGAAGGAAAAACATACTCTAAAAAGGTGATCATCAAATAA
- a CDS encoding DUF5074 domain-containing protein, producing MKKFYLFMMLFLFACLSNAQIKVQGVPRNDISGISNLNTTTISFSDIQYWVGSGANQAAFVVQWNDSKNPDAMVWGFKWDGNATGEDMLKAIAKADHRLYTLLYQGTQFGSAVGGIGFDLNGQGTNALIKSGNTTYPLYPVNGFVNTTAYDFDSYTIVDAANDHWQSGWTVNGYWSYWVKNPADADFGYSSVGASSRVLENGSWDVWNFNVGFSQTPVSSTITPVSPYVASNNFTNGYFMVNEEWFGHTNGSVNFIENNGQINYRVYSNANNNQAFGATTQYGTIYGDKFYFVSKQAADGGDTQYTPGGRLVVANAQTMQKIAGFNTIGGGDGRSFVGVNEHKGYIGTSTGIVLFNIDNLQVGSLIAGTSGNGQIGNMIRTSQYVFAVKQGVGILVINPNTDTVISTIAGGFYSVVQAKDGSVWGIQDQKLISINPTTFATQAYNIPTTKYIGDWGAWHAGRFTASNKENALYWINSISSWSSGTQIVRFDVTTKTFNENFAAIPGQTGQFKQIPYGAALRVNPVTGELVLNTTESGYGAHYQKNWIHTYNMSGTLINTKTLNDYYWFPSLTVFTNNSVPVVSNTLPSQLTAASTTAIDLKTIISDADNMAVSVVKSIKSNSNPTAVSAAINENDELVLTPLVSGTSEIVISFNSNGKLVEKTLSVNSLGTTLAISEVKKLEFGIYPNPVTDILTLKTQEKIQNVSMYDASGRMINVQLNNGQINVSALPKGIYILKAVTDKAVYQQKVIKN from the coding sequence ATGAAAAAGTTTTATCTTTTTATGATGCTTTTTCTGTTTGCATGCCTATCAAATGCACAGATAAAAGTTCAGGGTGTTCCCAGAAATGATATTTCAGGGATCAGCAATCTTAATACCACTACAATCAGTTTTTCTGATATTCAGTATTGGGTAGGATCGGGAGCCAACCAGGCTGCTTTTGTAGTACAGTGGAACGACAGTAAAAATCCTGATGCGATGGTGTGGGGATTCAAATGGGATGGAAATGCTACAGGTGAAGATATGCTTAAAGCGATTGCTAAAGCAGACCACAGACTATACACATTGCTGTATCAGGGAACGCAATTTGGATCGGCTGTTGGAGGAATTGGTTTTGACCTGAACGGTCAAGGGACCAATGCTTTGATCAAAAGTGGAAATACCACTTATCCGTTATATCCGGTGAATGGTTTTGTCAACACTACAGCGTATGATTTCGACAGCTATACCATCGTAGATGCCGCTAACGATCATTGGCAGTCCGGATGGACGGTTAACGGATATTGGTCTTATTGGGTAAAGAATCCTGCTGATGCTGATTTCGGATATTCTAGCGTAGGTGCTTCTTCACGTGTATTGGAAAATGGTTCATGGGATGTCTGGAACTTTAATGTAGGCTTTAGTCAAACACCTGTATCCTCTACCATTACTCCCGTTTCTCCGTATGTAGCTTCCAATAACTTTACTAACGGATACTTCATGGTGAACGAAGAATGGTTTGGACATACTAACGGTTCTGTAAACTTCATTGAGAATAATGGTCAGATCAATTACCGTGTGTACAGTAACGCAAATAACAATCAGGCTTTTGGTGCAACTACACAATACGGAACAATCTATGGTGATAAATTCTATTTTGTATCAAAACAGGCTGCCGATGGAGGAGATACTCAATATACTCCAGGTGGAAGACTTGTGGTTGCCAATGCGCAGACTATGCAGAAAATTGCCGGCTTTAATACAATTGGTGGCGGAGACGGAAGATCATTTGTGGGAGTGAACGAACATAAAGGATATATTGGTACTTCTACCGGAATTGTTCTTTTCAATATTGACAATCTGCAGGTAGGTTCCCTGATTGCGGGAACAAGTGGTAACGGACAGATTGGAAATATGATCCGTACTTCGCAATATGTATTTGCGGTGAAACAAGGAGTTGGGATTTTAGTAATTAACCCTAATACAGATACCGTGATCAGTACAATTGCAGGAGGTTTCTACTCAGTGGTTCAGGCTAAAGACGGAAGTGTATGGGGAATTCAGGATCAGAAGCTGATCAGCATCAATCCTACTACTTTTGCAACGCAGGCTTATAATATTCCTACGACCAAATATATCGGAGACTGGGGAGCATGGCATGCAGGAAGATTTACAGCAAGTAATAAAGAAAATGCTTTATACTGGATTAATTCAATCAGCAGCTGGAGTTCAGGAACACAGATTGTAAGATTTGATGTTACAACGAAAACATTTAACGAAAACTTTGCTGCCATTCCTGGGCAGACAGGACAGTTTAAGCAGATTCCTTATGGTGCGGCACTTCGTGTAAACCCTGTTACCGGAGAACTTGTTCTGAATACAACAGAAAGCGGATACGGTGCGCACTATCAGAAAAACTGGATTCATACTTATAATATGAGCGGAACTCTTATCAATACAAAAACGTTGAATGATTACTACTGGTTCCCTTCACTGACAGTATTTACCAATAATTCAGTTCCTGTGGTAAGCAATACTTTGCCTTCACAGCTTACAGCAGCAAGTACTACTGCAATTGATCTGAAAACAATAATTTCCGATGCTGATAATATGGCGGTATCCGTAGTGAAATCTATCAAATCAAACAGTAATCCTACAGCAGTTTCCGCAGCGATTAATGAAAATGATGAATTGGTTTTGACACCTCTTGTTTCAGGAACTTCTGAGATTGTGATCAGCTTTAACTCAAACGGTAAGTTGGTTGAAAAAACGTTGAGTGTAAACAGTTTAGGAACTACTTTGGCAATTTCTGAAGTGAAAAAACTTGAATTCGGTATTTATCCGAATCCGGTTACCGATATCCTTACTCTTAAAACTCAGGAGAAAATCCAGAATGTTTCTATGTATGATGCTTCAGGAAGAATGATTAATGTACAGCTGAACAACGGACAAATCAATGTAAGTGCACTTCCAAAAGGTATTTATATTTTGAAAGCAGTTACAGATAAAGCAGTATATCAACAAAAAGTAATCAAAAACTAA
- a CDS encoding putative LPS assembly protein LptD — MAKTVLKNILQILIILIFNNFLAQKTPEKLPKNAVNDTISKKDTIVVKKETLEDVLRTKADDQRRDIPKKMTFLNKNAQVKYQDMQIDADYISIDDNKNLIYARGKQDSLGKIIEPVITTQAGKKYETNEFSYNTKTKQAIAFNARTEESEGVIIAQKTKKYNDSVFAMRKADYTTDDYFIKKKDTAADYFMRAYNIKLIKTKTKSQIVTGPIQMFIEQVPTPLYLPFAILPFSDKRAAGILIPSFGEREDVGFFLNGIGYYQPIGEHFDLKVLADIYTKGSWNLRPQVNYQKKYRYSGNFTADIGTMVRGIKGLDDYTKNSTYRINWTHSQDSKANPFLTFSASVDIVSTKFYNNPLNNNYIFNQNVLNTQQNSTVTLTKRFLKLPATITGTASYSQNFATGLADLRLPQMNVAINQFYLFKSRTGIRQGLLENITVNTGFNLTNFVNTQENELFKKEMWDKMQTGLKNNIALATNTTVAKYFTFSLSANIDNALTTKTLNRFYDPVKNVTVDEINKNFTGYSTFSTSASLQTTLFGMMKFKKGSAVEAVRHMMTPSVSFTYSPDFSSPNFGYYKNYYNATGALTPYSIFEKGIIGSPSSGMQGALGFNIGNNIEMKVKSKSDSTGVKKIKIFESLNLSGSYNFAANDHPWSVFSINGQSSFFNNKLTVNTSLALEPYKIDFSSGQDTGVRTEQFGHFSVQGFNVQLSYPLSSEIFGEKTDYAKKYSSKGEVRNENYYFDDDHYAHFDQAWTLNISANYAYSKGLSRFANKIASIGLDGSLKLTPFWNITGSTHYDMVTKELAYTRIGFSRDQRSFTINFNWVPFGQYKVYDFFIGIKANILSDALKYKDRSFTQPNAPF, encoded by the coding sequence TTGGCCAAAACCGTCCTCAAAAATATATTACAAATTTTAATTATCCTAATTTTTAACAATTTTTTAGCACAGAAAACTCCTGAAAAATTGCCTAAAAATGCGGTTAATGATACTATTTCCAAAAAGGATACCATAGTTGTAAAAAAAGAAACTTTGGAAGATGTTCTTCGCACAAAAGCTGATGATCAGAGAAGAGACATCCCCAAAAAGATGACTTTTCTGAACAAAAATGCACAGGTGAAGTATCAGGATATGCAGATTGATGCAGACTATATTTCGATAGATGATAATAAAAATCTGATCTACGCCAGAGGAAAGCAGGATTCTTTAGGGAAAATCATTGAGCCTGTAATCACTACACAGGCCGGGAAGAAATACGAAACCAACGAATTCAGCTATAACACAAAAACCAAACAGGCCATCGCCTTCAATGCAAGAACAGAAGAAAGCGAAGGAGTAATTATAGCTCAGAAGACAAAAAAATATAACGACTCCGTATTCGCGATGAGAAAAGCGGATTATACCACGGATGATTATTTCATTAAGAAAAAAGATACGGCTGCGGATTATTTTATGAGAGCTTATAATATCAAGCTGATTAAAACTAAAACAAAATCCCAAATTGTTACAGGGCCTATCCAGATGTTTATCGAGCAGGTTCCTACCCCTCTTTACCTTCCGTTTGCTATTTTACCGTTTTCAGATAAAAGAGCAGCGGGTATCCTGATTCCAAGTTTCGGGGAAAGGGAAGATGTAGGTTTTTTCCTTAACGGAATAGGGTATTACCAGCCGATTGGAGAGCACTTTGACCTGAAGGTTCTTGCTGATATCTACACAAAAGGAAGCTGGAACTTACGTCCTCAGGTAAATTATCAGAAGAAGTACCGTTACTCCGGAAACTTTACAGCGGATATTGGAACCATGGTAAGAGGTATTAAGGGACTGGACGATTATACCAAAAACAGTACATATAGAATCAACTGGACGCACTCTCAGGATTCTAAAGCCAATCCTTTCCTTACATTCAGTGCTTCTGTGGATATCGTAAGTACAAAGTTTTATAACAACCCGCTTAACAACAACTATATCTTTAACCAGAATGTATTGAATACCCAGCAGAACTCTACGGTAACCCTTACCAAAAGATTTCTGAAACTTCCGGCAACAATTACAGGAACGGCTTCTTATTCACAGAACTTTGCAACCGGATTGGCAGATCTTCGTCTTCCACAGATGAATGTAGCGATCAATCAGTTTTATCTGTTTAAATCAAGAACAGGAATAAGACAGGGACTTCTTGAAAATATTACGGTGAATACAGGTTTCAACCTTACCAATTTCGTTAATACTCAGGAGAACGAACTGTTTAAAAAAGAAATGTGGGACAAAATGCAGACGGGACTTAAAAACAATATCGCGTTGGCTACCAATACCACAGTGGCAAAATATTTCACGTTCAGTTTAAGTGCGAATATCGATAATGCATTGACTACAAAAACACTGAACAGATTCTATGATCCGGTAAAGAACGTAACAGTGGATGAGATCAATAAGAACTTCACAGGATATTCTACATTCTCTACTTCTGCCAGTCTTCAGACTACGCTTTTCGGAATGATGAAATTCAAAAAAGGGTCTGCAGTAGAAGCGGTAAGACATATGATGACACCAAGTGTAAGCTTTACATACTCTCCGGATTTTTCAAGTCCTAATTTCGGATATTATAAAAATTATTACAATGCAACCGGAGCGTTGACTCCTTATTCTATTTTCGAGAAAGGAATAATAGGAAGTCCGTCAAGTGGCATGCAGGGAGCTTTAGGTTTTAATATCGGTAACAATATCGAGATGAAAGTAAAATCGAAGAGTGATTCTACAGGAGTGAAAAAAATTAAGATATTTGAGTCTTTAAACCTTTCAGGAAGCTACAACTTTGCTGCGAATGATCACCCTTGGTCTGTGTTCTCAATCAACGGGCAGTCTTCATTCTTTAATAATAAGCTTACAGTAAATACCAGCCTTGCACTGGAACCTTATAAAATCGATTTCTCTTCCGGTCAGGATACTGGGGTAAGAACAGAACAGTTCGGGCACTTCAGTGTACAGGGATTCAATGTTCAGCTGTCTTATCCTTTAAGCAGCGAAATTTTTGGAGAGAAAACAGATTATGCTAAAAAATATTCTTCAAAAGGGGAGGTCCGAAATGAAAATTATTATTTTGATGATGATCATTATGCCCATTTTGATCAGGCATGGACTTTAAACATCAGTGCCAATTATGCCTATTCAAAAGGACTGAGCAGATTTGCCAATAAGATTGCTTCCATAGGATTAGACGGGAGTCTTAAGCTTACTCCTTTCTGGAATATCACAGGAAGTACGCATTATGATATGGTGACTAAAGAATTGGCGTATACAAGAATTGGTTTTTCAAGAGATCAGCGAAGCTTTACGATCAATTTCAACTGGGTTCCTTTTGGACAGTATAAAGTGTATGACTTCTTTATCGGTATCAAAGCCAATATCTTAAGTGACGCATTGAAGTACAAAGACAGAAGCTTTACTCAGCCTAATGCACCTTTCTAA
- the rpsT gene encoding 30S ribosomal protein S20, which produces MANHKSALKRIRQNETRRLRNRYYHKTARTALKALRNEENKAAATEQLPKVIALLDKLAKKNIIHKNKAANLKSKLTKHVNKLA; this is translated from the coding sequence ATGGCAAATCATAAATCAGCACTAAAAAGAATCAGACAAAACGAAACTAGAAGACTTCGTAACAGATATTACCACAAGACTGCTAGAACAGCTTTAAAAGCTTTAAGAAATGAAGAGAACAAAGCTGCTGCTACAGAACAACTGCCAAAAGTTATCGCTTTATTGGATAAATTAGCTAAGAAAAATATTATCCACAAGAACAAAGCAGCTAACTTGAAAAGCAAATTGACAAAGCACGTTAATAAATTAGCGTAA
- a CDS encoding N-acetylmuramoyl-L-alanine amidase family protein: protein MHKQNFKIILSFLLILTSNFIFSQKKFTIVLDAGHGGSDHGANRTYSDIGRVAEKDITLAITLKVGAMLEKNRDFKVIYTRKIDEYPSLSDRTNLANRSKADLFISIHCNSSQRPTAYGTETYVQGPNQNNENLEVAKRENDVIFLDEKDKQTFGSYNPDSPESLIALKLQQNKYLESSLLLGGLVEDNFVNKDKRSSRGVFQKNLHVLRMNAMPSVLIETGFINHPEESHYIASDKGQTEIAESIYNAIIDYKKAVDRKSGGSIAVRKPEPEKPAEVPLKNDFRILLMSSPTKYNENDPALKGLNYILTLKENGQYKYYYAVTNMASVKDINLKTAKDAGFRNAFAVGFMPNQRINMGYYTIEVYTGDKLNGNSYILQNLKDVEREKDNGVFYYTYGKVYTLEDAVKLQKELEAKGVKNTVIQKVYK from the coding sequence ATGCACAAACAAAATTTTAAAATAATTTTATCATTTCTCCTTATCCTTACCAGCAACTTTATTTTCTCTCAGAAGAAGTTTACTATCGTTCTGGATGCGGGACACGGAGGAAGTGATCATGGGGCCAACAGGACCTATTCTGATATCGGAAGAGTCGCGGAAAAAGACATTACACTTGCCATTACGTTAAAAGTAGGCGCAATGTTAGAGAAAAACAGAGATTTCAAAGTTATATATACCCGTAAGATCGACGAGTATCCTTCTCTATCTGACAGGACCAATCTGGCCAACAGGAGCAAAGCAGATCTATTTATATCGATTCACTGTAATTCTTCCCAAAGACCTACAGCTTATGGTACAGAAACGTATGTACAGGGACCTAACCAGAATAACGAGAATCTTGAAGTAGCCAAAAGGGAAAATGATGTGATCTTTCTGGATGAAAAAGATAAGCAGACCTTCGGATCTTATAACCCTGATTCTCCGGAGTCATTGATTGCCTTAAAACTTCAGCAGAACAAATATCTCGAATCTAGTCTTCTTTTGGGAGGATTGGTAGAGGATAACTTTGTAAATAAAGATAAACGTTCTTCAAGAGGAGTTTTCCAAAAAAACCTTCACGTTCTCCGTATGAATGCCATGCCGTCTGTATTAATAGAAACAGGTTTCATCAACCATCCGGAAGAGAGTCATTATATTGCTTCAGACAAAGGACAGACTGAAATTGCAGAAAGTATTTACAATGCTATCATTGATTATAAAAAAGCTGTTGACAGAAAATCCGGTGGTTCTATTGCTGTCAGAAAGCCAGAGCCTGAAAAACCGGCAGAAGTTCCTTTGAAAAATGATTTCAGAATTCTATTGATGAGTTCGCCTACGAAATACAATGAAAATGATCCTGCCCTGAAAGGACTGAACTATATCCTTACTCTTAAGGAGAACGGGCAATACAAGTATTACTATGCTGTAACCAATATGGCTTCCGTAAAAGATATCAATCTTAAAACAGCTAAGGATGCAGGCTTTAGAAATGCTTTTGCCGTAGGATTTATGCCTAATCAAAGGATTAACATGGGATATTATACGATAGAAGTATATACCGGGGATAAGCTGAATGGCAATTCTTATATCCTTCAGAACCTGAAAGATGTAGAAAGAGAGAAAGACAATGGCGTTTTTTATTATACCTATGGAAAAGTATACACGTTGGAAGATGCAGTAAAACTTCAAAAGGAACTTGAAGCTAAAGGTGTCAAAAACACAGTGATACAAAAAGTGTATAAATAA
- a CDS encoding YncE family protein — protein sequence MRKLNFYFLFLALAFLTSCRTDDIIVRQEVVEGLPSENTAIKGFYMLNEGNMGSNKCTLDFFDYTKGTYYRNIYAEINPNVVKELGDVGNDIKVYGSKLYIVVNVSNKIEVLDAKTAKRITSIPLQNCRYLTFKDGKAYASSYAGPVAINPKAPKGKVVEIDTISLSIQREVVVGYQPEEMEIVGNKLFVANSGGYKAPDYDNTVSVIDLNTFTEIQKLNVAINLHHIKKDNYGDLYVSSRGDYYNIPSSLYLIDAATGIVKKDFHLAVSEMTIVNDKLYFYGNEFNYNTHSYKKSFGIIDVKTEQIIANRIFDKEYETAIKTPYGIAVNPITEDIYITDARNYVSLGFVYCFDKNGHFKWKTEGGNIPAHFAFLYK from the coding sequence ATGAGAAAACTAAACTTTTATTTTCTGTTTCTTGCTTTAGCTTTTCTTACTTCATGCCGTACAGATGATATCATCGTCCGTCAGGAAGTAGTGGAAGGACTTCCTTCAGAAAATACAGCAATAAAAGGATTCTATATGCTGAACGAAGGGAATATGGGAAGCAATAAATGTACACTGGACTTTTTTGATTATACCAAAGGAACCTATTACAGGAACATTTACGCAGAAATTAATCCCAATGTAGTAAAAGAACTTGGAGATGTAGGAAATGATATCAAAGTTTACGGAAGCAAACTGTATATCGTAGTCAATGTTTCCAATAAAATTGAAGTATTGGATGCCAAAACAGCTAAACGTATTACTTCTATTCCGTTACAGAACTGCCGTTATTTAACCTTCAAAGACGGGAAAGCATATGCCAGCAGCTATGCAGGTCCGGTAGCAATTAATCCAAAAGCACCCAAGGGAAAAGTGGTAGAAATTGACACTATTTCTCTTTCCATTCAACGGGAAGTGGTAGTGGGATATCAGCCGGAAGAAATGGAAATTGTAGGGAATAAACTGTTTGTTGCTAATTCCGGAGGATACAAGGCTCCAGATTATGATAATACTGTTTCAGTAATTGATCTGAACACTTTTACTGAAATCCAGAAGTTAAATGTTGCCATCAATCTTCATCACATCAAAAAAGACAATTACGGTGATCTGTATGTAAGCTCAAGAGGAGATTACTATAACATTCCTTCCAGCTTATACCTTATAGATGCTGCAACCGGGATTGTCAAGAAAGATTTCCATCTCGCTGTGAGCGAAATGACAATCGTTAATGATAAGCTTTATTTCTACGGAAACGAATTCAATTACAATACCCACAGCTATAAAAAGAGCTTTGGAATCATCGATGTAAAAACAGAACAGATCATTGCCAACAGAATTTTTGACAAAGAATATGAAACTGCCATTAAAACACCTTACGGAATTGCGGTAAATCCAATCACAGAAGATATCTACATCACAGATGCCAGGAATTATGTTTCTCTTGGATTTGTGTATTGCTTTGATAAAAACGGACATTTTAAATGGAAAACAGAGGGCGGAAATATTCCGGCTCACTTCGCCTTTTTATACAAATAA
- a CDS encoding RidA family protein, whose protein sequence is MKQIINTVNAPAAIGPYSQANMANGVLYISGQIPVDPATGKLVEGIEKETHQVMKNLEAILTEAGMTFKNVVKATIFLKSMDDFAVMNDIYASYLDSESYPARETVQVSCLPKNVDIEISMIAHQD, encoded by the coding sequence ATGAAACAAATCATCAACACAGTTAATGCACCTGCAGCTATCGGGCCTTATTCACAAGCTAATATGGCAAACGGAGTTTTGTATATCTCCGGACAGATTCCTGTAGATCCTGCAACTGGTAAACTGGTAGAAGGAATTGAAAAAGAAACGCACCAGGTAATGAAAAACCTTGAGGCAATTCTTACTGAAGCCGGAATGACTTTCAAAAACGTTGTAAAAGCAACAATCTTCCTTAAGAGTATGGATGATTTTGCTGTAATGAATGATATCTATGCTTCTTACTTAGATTCAGAAAGCTATCCTGCCCGTGAAACTGTACAGGTTTCTTGCCTGCCTAAAAATGTGGATATCGAAATTTCTATGATCGCACATCAGGATTAA